A genomic window from Bdellovibrio sp. SKB1291214 includes:
- a CDS encoding chemotaxis protein CheW, translating to MSEMSTKAKAGQYLTFQLMSEQYGVAIETVREINQFGEITPVPRTPEYVKGVMNLRGKIIPVVNLRVKFGMDAQDKTRDTCIIVIDTEIGQVGMIVDSVKEVVDLQDNQIEPSPVLGNQSSMHFVRGMGKVDNRVVILVDIVAAFSSDQMGQMAQFSEAA from the coding sequence ATGAGTGAAATGTCTACGAAAGCAAAAGCTGGTCAATACCTGACTTTCCAACTGATGTCAGAACAATATGGTGTAGCGATCGAAACGGTTCGCGAGATCAATCAGTTTGGTGAAATCACTCCGGTTCCACGCACACCTGAGTATGTAAAAGGTGTCATGAATTTGCGTGGAAAAATCATTCCAGTTGTCAACTTGCGCGTGAAATTCGGAATGGATGCACAAGATAAAACGCGTGACACTTGCATTATCGTGATCGACACAGAAATCGGTCAAGTTGGTATGATCGTAGACTCTGTGAAAGAAGTTGTAGACTTGCAAGATAACCAAATTGAACCCTCACCGGTTCTTGGCAATCAAAGCTCTATGCACTTCGTTCGCGGTATGGGTAAAGTTGATAACAGAGTTGTTATCCTTGTCGATATCGTTGCAGCGTTCTCTTCAGATCAAATGGGTCAAATGGCTCAATTCTCTGAAGCCGCATAA
- a CDS encoding chemotaxis protein CheA produces the protein MSGDNAFFEELQMDFLNESLFMFEQYDESMMKLENSDDPAKDLTDIFRVAHSVKGGAAAVGLSDLAKFAHVAEDLLDLLRSKPELVNSNVISLLLQAGDELKNRISSLQQGKGGPWDPSALVKQLVEVTEGLSGKKSSYTKATEAAAASPQASAPQEEKIAVPDDFFEHVDAAAAACPVEPKAEIPEPAEDVTNHDLLAELLSQLSPEDQAEFHAKEAAENAEKELIKELENAAIEIPEQTAPPVVVAASAVAGPVAGPKVSPAATASPEPVAETPKLKVVSEAKAPAQSEGGGGGGGSKSPAKNLTSTIKVDTGRVDSVLDAVGELVVLKNQLVHDETVRSGENLRLEAIVDQLDKAVRELYEKTLSIRMTPLKSMFIKIQRIVRDVSITLDKPVDLQLIGEETEVERTVFELLGDPLVHLVRNSMDHGVEKKEIRKERGKPEMAKVIVSAKQNGGNVIIDISDDGGGINREKVLNKAMEKGFVPKGVDPATIPDEQVFQYIFYPGFSTADKISDLSGRGVGLDVVKSNLDKIHGKINIISKAGVGSTFRLTIPLSTAITDGIIVSLDGSRFILPIHSIREIVRVLPKDYTHISNAGKVANIRGHLLPVIDVSATLGSLNESFNAKDARRDDTLSARREETMLVIIESVTGQMAFPVDDVLGQAQVVVKPIVTGFDIPEIAGAAILGDGRTVLILEPGSLLQSVSKSSGMVGAA, from the coding sequence ATGAGCGGCGATAATGCATTCTTTGAAGAACTGCAGATGGATTTTCTTAACGAATCTTTGTTCATGTTCGAACAATACGATGAATCCATGATGAAGTTGGAAAACAGTGATGATCCGGCAAAGGACCTTACTGATATTTTCCGCGTGGCCCACTCTGTAAAAGGTGGAGCTGCAGCAGTTGGTCTTAGTGATCTTGCGAAGTTCGCGCACGTTGCAGAGGATCTGTTAGATCTACTTCGTTCAAAACCAGAATTGGTGAATTCCAATGTGATCTCTTTGCTTTTACAGGCGGGTGACGAGTTAAAAAATCGCATCTCTTCTTTGCAGCAAGGTAAAGGCGGTCCCTGGGATCCGTCTGCCCTTGTGAAACAGCTTGTAGAAGTGACAGAAGGCCTTTCTGGCAAAAAATCTTCTTATACAAAGGCGACGGAAGCTGCAGCTGCTTCTCCACAGGCATCAGCTCCACAAGAGGAAAAGATTGCGGTACCGGATGATTTTTTCGAACATGTCGACGCAGCAGCAGCGGCATGTCCTGTTGAGCCAAAAGCAGAAATCCCTGAGCCGGCCGAAGATGTGACAAATCACGATCTATTGGCAGAATTACTTTCCCAGTTGTCTCCAGAAGACCAAGCGGAGTTCCACGCTAAAGAAGCAGCTGAGAATGCAGAGAAAGAACTTATTAAAGAACTTGAAAACGCCGCTATTGAAATTCCCGAGCAGACAGCACCTCCCGTGGTGGTGGCAGCTTCTGCGGTTGCGGGGCCCGTTGCAGGTCCAAAAGTTTCTCCCGCAGCGACGGCGTCTCCTGAACCCGTTGCTGAAACTCCAAAATTGAAAGTCGTTTCCGAAGCGAAAGCACCCGCTCAATCTGAAGGCGGCGGCGGTGGCGGCGGATCGAAATCTCCAGCGAAAAATCTGACAAGCACAATCAAAGTAGACACAGGCCGTGTTGATTCGGTTCTTGATGCGGTTGGCGAGCTTGTGGTTTTGAAAAACCAGTTGGTTCATGACGAAACTGTTCGCAGTGGTGAAAATCTTCGTCTTGAAGCTATCGTCGATCAATTAGATAAAGCGGTTCGTGAACTCTATGAAAAAACATTGAGTATCCGTATGACGCCGCTTAAATCTATGTTCATCAAAATTCAACGTATCGTGCGTGACGTATCTATCACTTTGGATAAGCCAGTTGATCTTCAATTGATTGGTGAAGAAACAGAGGTTGAAAGAACGGTCTTCGAACTTTTGGGTGACCCTTTGGTTCACTTGGTTCGTAACTCCATGGACCACGGTGTAGAGAAAAAAGAAATCCGTAAGGAGCGCGGTAAGCCAGAAATGGCAAAAGTAATCGTTTCTGCGAAACAAAATGGCGGTAACGTTATTATCGATATCTCTGATGATGGTGGCGGTATTAACCGTGAAAAAGTTTTGAACAAGGCGATGGAGAAGGGTTTCGTTCCGAAAGGTGTGGACCCGGCGACCATCCCTGATGAGCAAGTATTCCAGTATATTTTCTATCCGGGCTTTTCGACAGCTGACAAGATCTCTGATCTTTCTGGTCGTGGTGTTGGTTTGGACGTGGTTAAATCTAACTTGGATAAAATTCACGGTAAGATCAACATCATCTCTAAAGCGGGAGTTGGTTCCACATTCCGTTTAACGATTCCTCTAAGCACTGCGATCACTGACGGTATCATTGTGTCTTTAGATGGTTCTCGCTTCATCCTTCCGATTCACTCGATTCGTGAAATCGTTCGTGTGCTTCCGAAGGACTACACACATATTTCCAACGCCGGCAAGGTCGCTAATATTCGTGGTCACTTGTTGCCAGTGATTGATGTGTCTGCAACTTTAGGTTCGTTGAATGAATCATTCAACGCCAAGGATGCTCGTCGCGACGATACGCTGAGTGCTCGTCGTGAAGAAACAATGCTTGTGATCATCGAGTCTGTAACGGGTCAAATGGCGTTCCCAGTTGACGATGTTTTGGGCCAAGCACAAGTTGTTGTTAAGCCAATTGTAACAGGCTTTGATATCCCAGAGATCGCAGGTGCTGCTATCCTTGGTGATGGTCGTACGGTTTTGATCTTGGAACCTGGTTCATTATTGCAGTCCGTTTCTAAATCTTCAGGAATGGTAGGAGCTGCATGA
- a CDS encoding transketolase C-terminal domain-containing protein, which yields MTEPIQIKSKLAGNPTHEPQFKSFVKSKDGRSIPVADPRSTRALVSLMDMNAVLGGAASHYGGPAAFAELMSAMHGHVYDVAHKENKPWYELFHVVNDAGHCENGLYALKANYQTAGLDLNSLKKFRSIESGLTGHGEVHCFPEGVFVSNGPLGSALPQTQGLAMGEALSGKNRVTITAISDGASMEGEAREAFAAIPGLAAHGKMGPFVMIISDNNTKLSGRIDNESFSMSHTFASLKTLGWDVISLPEGNDLQKCYDAIATAVEKAKANPKVPVAIHAKTVKGIGTKKTAESASGAHGFPLKSPSELPAFLSEIYNGEALPPVFNTWIEELNKWEAEIKANAVKDSGEKIQNGVSSALIRARKAGFPVLSVTSDLPGSTGVAGFRKEFPADSFDVGVAESNMVSAAAGLSKLGYIPVVDTFAQFGVTKGALPITMGALSEAPVIAVFSHTGFQDAADGASHQALSYMAMVSSIPHVDVYSLSCSEEADSIVYSVIEKFANDRKAGKVPNSAVFFLGRENFPKTYVAGTKYDLNKAQVLADTTAGKAKSVTIATTGSLVLQALEASKTLEAQGIGSVVVNVVKVNHPDVETVKSALAKTGGRLVTVEDHQLIGGFGQMLCHSLLQAQVEFKVKSLGVHGEFGQSSYTALDLYKKHKIDASAIVAAAK from the coding sequence CCTATTCAAATCAAATCAAAATTGGCTGGCAACCCGACTCACGAACCTCAATTCAAAAGCTTTGTTAAAAGCAAAGACGGCAGATCCATTCCGGTGGCTGACCCTCGCTCGACGCGAGCGCTTGTGTCCTTGATGGACATGAACGCTGTGCTTGGTGGTGCGGCTTCGCATTACGGCGGTCCTGCAGCTTTCGCAGAGTTGATGTCTGCAATGCATGGACATGTTTATGATGTTGCTCACAAAGAAAACAAGCCATGGTATGAGTTGTTCCATGTTGTGAACGATGCAGGTCACTGTGAAAATGGGTTGTATGCTTTGAAAGCAAACTACCAAACAGCGGGTCTTGATTTGAACAGTCTTAAAAAATTCCGTTCGATCGAATCAGGTCTTACGGGTCACGGTGAAGTTCACTGTTTCCCTGAAGGTGTTTTCGTTTCTAACGGTCCATTGGGTTCTGCTCTTCCACAAACTCAAGGTTTGGCGATGGGCGAGGCCTTGTCTGGCAAAAATCGTGTGACGATCACAGCGATCTCTGACGGTGCCAGTATGGAAGGCGAAGCGCGCGAAGCTTTTGCAGCGATCCCGGGGCTTGCCGCTCACGGTAAGATGGGCCCCTTCGTGATGATTATCAGCGATAACAACACGAAACTATCTGGCCGTATTGATAATGAATCTTTCTCGATGTCTCACACGTTTGCTTCTTTGAAAACTTTGGGCTGGGATGTGATCTCGTTGCCTGAAGGAAATGACCTGCAAAAGTGCTATGACGCTATTGCAACGGCTGTTGAAAAAGCGAAAGCCAATCCAAAAGTTCCAGTGGCGATCCACGCGAAAACTGTTAAAGGCATCGGAACTAAGAAAACGGCAGAGTCTGCTTCGGGTGCTCATGGTTTCCCTTTGAAAAGCCCTTCTGAACTTCCAGCGTTCTTGTCGGAAATCTATAACGGCGAAGCATTGCCACCAGTCTTCAACACTTGGATCGAGGAATTGAACAAGTGGGAAGCAGAAATCAAAGCTAACGCGGTTAAAGACTCTGGCGAAAAAATTCAAAACGGAGTTTCGTCTGCGTTGATCCGTGCACGTAAAGCGGGTTTCCCAGTATTGAGTGTGACTTCGGATCTTCCTGGTTCAACAGGTGTTGCTGGTTTCAGAAAAGAATTCCCAGCAGATTCTTTCGACGTGGGTGTTGCTGAATCAAACATGGTTTCTGCGGCGGCTGGTCTTTCCAAATTGGGTTACATCCCAGTAGTCGATACTTTCGCTCAGTTCGGCGTAACCAAGGGCGCTTTGCCAATCACAATGGGTGCTTTGTCTGAAGCGCCGGTGATTGCGGTATTCTCTCACACAGGTTTTCAAGATGCGGCTGACGGTGCTTCTCACCAAGCATTGTCATACATGGCGATGGTCTCTTCAATTCCGCACGTGGATGTTTATTCTTTGTCTTGCAGCGAAGAGGCTGACAGCATCGTTTACTCTGTCATCGAAAAATTTGCGAATGATCGCAAAGCTGGCAAAGTTCCAAACAGCGCAGTGTTCTTCCTAGGTCGTGAAAACTTCCCGAAAACATACGTTGCTGGCACTAAATACGATTTGAACAAAGCGCAAGTATTGGCTGACACAACAGCTGGTAAAGCGAAATCAGTCACTATCGCCACGACAGGATCTTTGGTTCTTCAAGCTTTGGAAGCTTCTAAAACGTTGGAAGCACAAGGTATCGGTTCCGTGGTTGTAAATGTGGTGAAAGTAAATCATCCAGACGTGGAAACGGTAAAATCTGCATTGGCAAAAACAGGTGGTCGCTTGGTGACTGTTGAAGACCACCAATTGATCGGTGGCTTCGGCCAAATGCTTTGCCACTCGTTGTTGCAAGCGCAGGTTGAATTCAAAGTGAAGTCTTTGGGTGTTCACGGCGAATTTGGCCAAAGCTCTTACACGGCGTTGGACTTGTACAAGAAGCACAAAATCGATGCTTCCGCGATCGTCGCTGCTGCAAAGTAA
- the gloA gene encoding lactoylglutathione lyase: MAENIPGLCLNPDAETKKYVFNHTMLRVKDPKASLDFYTRVLGMKLVRKLDFSEWKFSLFFLAYVPEGTNIPTENEANAKYTFGREAVLELTHNWGTEEQEATPYHNGNTEPRGFGHICVTVPDIKAACERFDKLNVSYQKRLGEGGMKNIAFIKDPDNYWIEIVQAGLL; this comes from the coding sequence ATGGCGGAAAATATTCCTGGTTTGTGTCTAAATCCAGACGCAGAAACAAAAAAATACGTATTCAATCACACGATGCTTCGTGTGAAAGATCCGAAAGCATCTTTGGATTTTTACACTCGTGTTTTAGGTATGAAATTAGTGCGTAAGCTAGATTTCTCTGAATGGAAATTTTCATTGTTTTTTTTGGCATATGTTCCAGAAGGCACAAATATTCCGACAGAAAACGAAGCCAATGCGAAGTACACGTTCGGTCGTGAAGCGGTTCTTGAGCTCACTCACAACTGGGGCACTGAAGAGCAAGAGGCAACTCCTTACCATAATGGCAATACAGAACCACGTGGCTTCGGGCATATCTGCGTGACAGTTCCGGATATCAAAGCGGCCTGCGAGCGCTTTGATAAACTGAATGTGAGCTACCAAAAAAGACTGGGAGAGGGTGGAATGAAGAACATCGCTTTCATCAAAGATCCAGATAACTACTGGATCGAAATTGTTCAAGCAGGCTTGCTATAG